Proteins co-encoded in one Terriglobales bacterium genomic window:
- a CDS encoding response regulator transcription factor, whose protein sequence is MSGGGRILIVDDEPQIRRVMQTTLVNKGYEVTEARSGEEALELVHSAKFDLVLLDMNMPGMNGIETCSAIRINSDVTIIMLTVRNTQKDKVDALDAGADDYVTKPFSMPELLARIRSGLRRAAVSTEFEATQLSLGHIEIDFQARRVISGGEQIRLTGKEFDLLSYLAAHPNKTMRHRELLQAVWGSDYGGEQEYLRVFVNRLRKKIERNPANPKYLLTEPWVGYRLRVPE, encoded by the coding sequence ATGAGTGGAGGCGGACGAATACTGATCGTTGACGACGAGCCCCAGATTCGGCGGGTCATGCAAACAACGCTTGTCAACAAGGGATATGAGGTTACGGAAGCTCGAAGTGGTGAAGAAGCGTTGGAATTGGTCCACTCAGCCAAATTTGATCTGGTGCTTTTGGATATGAACATGCCTGGCATGAACGGCATAGAAACTTGCAGTGCGATTCGTATCAACTCCGATGTCACGATCATCATGCTTACGGTCCGCAATACTCAAAAGGACAAAGTAGATGCGCTCGACGCGGGAGCCGACGATTATGTTACGAAGCCGTTCAGCATGCCTGAGCTGTTGGCCCGAATACGGTCAGGGCTCAGGAGGGCTGCGGTCTCTACGGAGTTCGAGGCCACACAGTTGAGTCTGGGACACATTGAGATTGACTTTCAAGCCCGACGGGTCATCTCGGGTGGTGAACAAATACGGCTCACTGGCAAAGAGTTCGACTTGCTTTCCTATCTCGCGGCTCATCCGAATAAAACCATGAGACACAGGGAATTGTTACAAGCGGTCTGGGGTTCGGACTATGGCGGAGAGCAAGAGTATCTGCGGGTTTTTGTGAATCGGTTGCGAAAAAAGATTGAACGGAACCCGGCGAACCCCAAGTACTTGCTGACAGAACCTTGGGTCGGATATCGTTTGCGTGTTCCTGAGTGA
- the kdpF gene encoding K(+)-transporting ATPase subunit F has translation MSLETMIMLLVTVLMMVYLVYALLRPEKF, from the coding sequence ATGAGTCTTGAAACGATGATCATGTTGCTGGTGACCGTCCTGATGATGGTCTACCTGGTTTATGCGCTACTGCGTCCGGAGAAGTTCTAA
- the kdpA gene encoding potassium-transporting ATPase subunit KdpA, producing MTLNGWLQILFYFVVVLLVTKPVGIFMTKVFNRERTWLDPVLRPVEKLIYKLTLVDENHEMRWTEYCISMLLFSAVSMLLLYVFERTQQWQPLWLNPQKFAAVPQDLAFNTAASFATNTNWQFYTGEQVMSYLTQMVGLAFHNFKSAAVGIALGIALIRGIARREKETIGNFWVDTTRAALWIMLPACIIYALLLVQQGVIQNFKPYDTVKVVEPQQVQRVGQDGKPVVGPDGKPVMDTVTDQVIAQGPIASQEAVKMLGTNGGGFLNANSAHPFENPTPFTNFLEMFSIFIIPAGLTYTLGRMTGSQKHGWAVFAAMAILFAAGVVTAYWAESQGNPLLQGTDQHVSMMQSGGNMEGKEVRFGIANSALFTTVTTDASCGAVNAMHDSYTPIGGMVPLVNIMLGEVVFGGVGAGMYGILLFVILSVFIAGLMVGRTPEYLGKKIESYDVKMAMLYVLVFPLVILVFAGISAVTPSGLATLGNAGPHGLSEILYAFTSAAGNNGSAFAGLGPNRWYNLSMAFTMLMGRFLMHVPMLAVAGSLAGKKAVPPSAGTFPVTTPLFTVLLVSVILIVGALTFFPALSLGPILEHLLMHAGKTF from the coding sequence ATGACACTCAACGGCTGGTTGCAAATCCTGTTTTATTTTGTCGTCGTGCTGCTGGTCACTAAGCCAGTGGGAATTTTCATGACCAAAGTCTTTAACCGTGAGCGGACATGGCTCGACCCGGTCCTGCGTCCGGTGGAAAAGCTGATCTACAAGCTCACGCTGGTGGATGAAAACCACGAGATGCGCTGGACCGAGTATTGCATCTCCATGCTGCTCTTCAGCGCGGTCTCCATGCTGTTGCTCTACGTATTTGAGCGCACCCAGCAGTGGCAGCCACTTTGGTTGAACCCGCAAAAGTTTGCCGCCGTTCCACAGGACCTTGCCTTCAATACGGCTGCCTCGTTTGCCACCAATACCAACTGGCAGTTTTATACCGGCGAGCAGGTCATGAGCTATCTCACGCAGATGGTGGGCCTTGCCTTTCATAACTTCAAGTCGGCAGCGGTTGGAATTGCCCTCGGCATTGCGCTTATCCGTGGCATTGCCCGCCGGGAAAAAGAAACCATTGGCAATTTCTGGGTAGATACGACCCGCGCTGCCCTGTGGATCATGTTGCCGGCGTGCATCATTTACGCTCTGCTTTTGGTGCAGCAAGGCGTCATCCAGAATTTCAAGCCCTATGACACGGTGAAGGTCGTAGAGCCGCAGCAGGTGCAAAGAGTTGGACAGGATGGAAAACCCGTCGTCGGTCCTGACGGGAAGCCGGTTATGGACACCGTAACCGACCAAGTCATTGCGCAGGGGCCCATCGCATCGCAGGAAGCCGTCAAGATGCTGGGCACGAATGGCGGAGGCTTCCTCAACGCCAACAGCGCTCATCCCTTCGAGAACCCGACTCCGTTCACGAATTTTCTGGAGATGTTTTCCATCTTTATCATCCCCGCAGGCCTCACCTACACGCTTGGGCGCATGACCGGCTCGCAGAAACATGGTTGGGCCGTATTTGCGGCCATGGCAATTCTTTTTGCCGCTGGCGTGGTCACCGCATATTGGGCCGAATCACAAGGCAATCCTTTGCTGCAAGGCACAGACCAGCACGTCTCGATGATGCAATCAGGCGGTAACATGGAGGGCAAGGAAGTCCGCTTCGGCATAGCGAACTCGGCTCTGTTTACAACCGTAACCACAGACGCCAGTTGTGGCGCCGTCAACGCCATGCACGATTCTTACACGCCCATCGGAGGCATGGTGCCGCTGGTGAATATCATGCTCGGCGAGGTTGTTTTTGGGGGCGTGGGCGCAGGTATGTACGGAATTCTGCTCTTTGTCATTCTTTCTGTCTTCATCGCCGGCCTTATGGTCGGCCGCACCCCGGAATACCTGGGCAAGAAAATCGAAAGCTACGACGTAAAGATGGCCATGCTGTACGTGCTTGTCTTCCCGCTCGTGATTCTTGTGTTTGCCGGGATTTCAGCGGTGACCCCTTCCGGACTTGCGACGCTCGGCAATGCCGGACCGCATGGCTTATCGGAAATCCTGTACGCCTTTACTTCGGCTGCCGGGAACAACGGCTCTGCTTTTGCCGGCCTCGGCCCTAACCGCTGGTACAACCTCTCCATGGCTTTCACCATGCTCATGGGAAGGTTCCTCATGCATGTGCCCATGTTGGCTGTAGCCGGCAGTCTCGCAGGCAAAAAGGCGGTACCGCCATCGGCAGGCACATTCCCGGTGACAACGCCGTTGTTTACCGTGCTCCTGGTGAGCGTGATCCTGATCGTGGGCGCTTTGACGTTCTTCCCGGCGCTGAGTTTGGGACCGATTCTCGAACATCTGCTGATGCATGCAGGAAAGACTTTCTAA
- the kdpB gene encoding potassium-transporting ATPase subunit KdpB, with protein MSTKQSKSRSLWDAKIIRQALIDSFVKLNPRVMMRNPVMFVVEVGSVITSILLIRDITKHSHAFGFDLQITLWLWFTVLFANFAEAMAEGRGKAQAETLRKAKSETIANRLLPNGQIEQVSGSKLHVGDLVLVSAGEMIPGDGDAIEGVASVDESAITGESAPVIREAGGDRCAVTGGTRVLSDQIKIKITANPGETFLDRMIALVEGAERQKTPNEIALNILLAGLTVVFLLAVVTLQPFAIYSGSPQTVFVLVSLLVCLIPTTIGGLLSAIGIAGMDRLVQHNVLAMSGRAVEAAGDVDTLLLDKTGTITLGNRQAAEFIAAPGVTNDQLADAAQFSSLPDETPEGRSIVVLAKEKYGLRGRELADGQVEFVPFSATTRMSGVNFDGRVIRKGAADAIEAFLKGNEGYLPPEVRTTVETIARSGGTPLVVAENARALGVIHLKDIVKGGIRERFAQLRAMGIRTVMITGDNPLTAAAIAQEAGVDDFLAQATPKDKMDLIKQEQAQGKLVAMTGDGTNDAPALAQSDVGVAMNTGTQAAKEAGNMVDLDSNPTKLLEIVEIGKQLLMTRGSLTTFSIANDVAKYFAIIPAMFAGTFPVLNALNIMHLATPESAILSAVIFNALIIIALIPLALRGVKYRPMSAESLLQRNLWFYGVGGIIVPFVGIKIIDIIIRAVGLA; from the coding sequence ATGTCAACGAAACAAAGCAAATCCAGATCATTGTGGGATGCGAAGATCATCCGCCAGGCGCTGATTGATTCGTTTGTCAAACTGAATCCGCGAGTCATGATGCGCAATCCGGTGATGTTCGTGGTCGAGGTTGGCAGTGTGATTACCTCCATCCTTTTGATTCGAGATATCACCAAGCACAGTCACGCATTTGGTTTCGATCTGCAAATCACCTTGTGGCTCTGGTTTACGGTTTTGTTCGCCAACTTCGCCGAGGCCATGGCCGAGGGTCGAGGCAAAGCCCAGGCCGAGACCTTGCGTAAAGCCAAATCGGAGACGATTGCGAACAGGCTTCTGCCCAACGGGCAGATCGAGCAGGTTTCCGGCTCCAAGCTTCACGTCGGAGATCTGGTTTTGGTCTCGGCCGGAGAGATGATTCCGGGCGATGGCGATGCGATAGAAGGCGTGGCTTCGGTGGATGAATCCGCCATTACCGGCGAATCCGCTCCCGTGATCCGTGAAGCTGGCGGCGATCGCTGTGCCGTGACCGGTGGGACTCGTGTTCTTTCCGATCAGATCAAGATAAAGATCACCGCCAATCCAGGCGAAACCTTTCTCGACCGCATGATCGCCCTGGTCGAAGGCGCCGAGCGGCAGAAGACCCCAAATGAGATCGCTTTGAACATCTTGCTGGCAGGACTCACAGTGGTCTTCCTGCTCGCTGTCGTGACACTTCAACCATTTGCGATTTATTCCGGTTCTCCCCAGACCGTTTTTGTTCTGGTCTCACTTCTGGTTTGTCTTATTCCTACGACGATTGGCGGTCTCCTCTCCGCTATTGGCATCGCCGGCATGGACCGCTTGGTCCAGCACAATGTGCTGGCCATGTCCGGGAGAGCGGTTGAAGCAGCAGGGGACGTTGATACCCTTCTGCTCGACAAGACCGGAACCATTACGCTTGGCAATCGCCAGGCAGCGGAGTTTATCGCTGCCCCGGGAGTGACCAACGATCAACTTGCTGATGCCGCGCAGTTTTCCTCATTGCCCGATGAGACCCCCGAGGGCCGCTCGATCGTAGTCCTGGCCAAGGAGAAATATGGGCTGAGGGGCCGTGAACTTGCCGATGGCCAGGTTGAATTTGTTCCCTTCAGTGCGACCACTCGCATGTCGGGCGTGAACTTTGATGGACGGGTGATTCGCAAGGGGGCCGCTGACGCGATTGAGGCTTTTCTCAAAGGGAATGAAGGCTATCTTCCCCCGGAGGTTCGGACGACGGTGGAGACCATTGCTCGTTCTGGAGGTACACCGCTGGTGGTTGCCGAAAACGCTCGTGCGCTGGGCGTGATCCACCTGAAAGATATTGTCAAAGGTGGCATACGCGAACGCTTCGCCCAACTTCGCGCCATGGGCATCCGCACCGTGATGATTACCGGCGACAATCCACTCACCGCCGCCGCTATCGCCCAGGAAGCAGGAGTTGATGACTTTCTAGCGCAGGCCACGCCCAAAGACAAGATGGACCTGATCAAACAGGAACAGGCACAGGGGAAGCTGGTTGCCATGACCGGTGACGGCACCAATGACGCGCCCGCTCTCGCGCAGTCTGATGTGGGTGTCGCTATGAACACCGGCACCCAAGCGGCCAAAGAGGCCGGCAACATGGTTGACCTTGATTCCAACCCAACCAAGCTGCTGGAGATCGTTGAAATCGGCAAGCAGTTGCTGATGACTCGAGGCTCGCTCACCACATTCTCTATTGCCAATGACGTGGCCAAGTACTTTGCCATCATCCCAGCCATGTTTGCGGGGACGTTTCCGGTACTGAATGCGCTGAACATCATGCATCTGGCAACCCCCGAGTCTGCGATTCTGTCAGCCGTTATCTTCAATGCTCTCATTATCATCGCGCTCATTCCGCTGGCGCTGCGCGGAGTCAAATACAGACCGATGAGTGCGGAATCATTGCTGCAGCGCAACCTGTGGTTCTACGGTGTGGGCGGGATCATTGTGCCCTTTGTTGGAATCAAGATCATTGACATAATTATTCGTGCGGTTGGGTTGGCCTGA
- the kdpC gene encoding potassium-transporting ATPase subunit KdpC has protein sequence MKKNLVISILYTVVTTVVLGIGYPLAVTLLAQVAFKDQANGQLIPKNGVTVGSRIIGQTFTGAGYFHTRPSAAGNGYDATNSGGTNYGPTNQKLVDRVKGDVATLQAENPGKPIPIDLVTTSGSGLDPHITPAGAEFQVPRVAKARGIAEDDLRTLVRQHTEARQFGFLGEPCINVLELNLALDDKHPLKNSAPSK, from the coding sequence ATGAAAAAAAACCTTGTTATATCTATTCTCTATACCGTAGTCACAACTGTCGTTTTGGGAATTGGTTATCCCCTGGCTGTTACATTGTTGGCTCAAGTCGCCTTCAAGGACCAGGCCAACGGCCAGTTGATTCCAAAGAATGGCGTGACGGTGGGTTCGCGTATTATCGGCCAGACCTTTACGGGTGCAGGTTACTTCCACACTCGCCCATCGGCAGCCGGCAACGGATACGATGCCACCAATTCCGGTGGCACCAACTACGGGCCTACAAACCAGAAGCTGGTTGACCGTGTAAAAGGTGACGTCGCGACCCTGCAGGCGGAGAACCCAGGCAAACCTATTCCCATTGATTTGGTCACAACCTCTGGATCGGGCCTTGATCCGCACATCACGCCAGCCGGGGCCGAGTTCCAGGTTCCTCGTGTAGCTAAGGCTCGGGGTATCGCTGAAGATGACCTTCGGACACTGGTCCGGCAGCATACCGAGGCACGCCAGTTCGGTTTCCTCGGCGAGCCGTGTATCAACGTGCTCGAACTGAATCTAGCACTGGATGACAAACATCCTCTAAAGAATTCTGCGCCGTCCAAATGA
- a CDS encoding class I SAM-dependent methyltransferase has translation MTLVVLGIVYDAIQTLSRLDAVERERDQWQRPAEVIQELNLKEGNVVVDLGSGVGYFSLKLSDTVGKTGKVLPVDILKFPLFVLRTRAFIDGKHNIDVILGEPNDPHLSAGTVDAMLIANTYHELTDSKTILGHVFQALKPGGRLVILDRGPRSENGESRSDEAEHHHISPALVEAEIRGSGFQIVKREDHFIDRPGDSQLWWLIVARKP, from the coding sequence TTGACGCTCGTTGTTCTCGGCATTGTTTACGACGCGATTCAAACCTTAAGCCGCTTAGACGCGGTGGAGCGCGAACGCGACCAATGGCAGCGTCCTGCCGAGGTAATTCAGGAACTGAATCTCAAGGAAGGAAATGTCGTAGTAGACCTCGGCTCTGGAGTTGGGTACTTTTCATTGAAGCTTTCCGATACGGTTGGCAAAACAGGAAAAGTTTTGCCAGTAGATATCCTGAAATTTCCGTTGTTCGTGTTGCGAACCAGGGCTTTTATAGACGGGAAGCACAATATTGATGTAATTCTTGGGGAACCAAACGATCCGCATCTATCCGCGGGAACTGTGGATGCAATGCTGATTGCGAATACCTACCATGAACTGACCGATTCAAAAACGATTCTGGGACACGTCTTCCAAGCACTCAAGCCGGGCGGGCGGTTGGTCATCCTGGACCGCGGGCCACGCTCGGAGAACGGAGAATCCCGTAGTGATGAAGCCGAGCATCACCATATTTCCCCAGCTTTGGTTGAGGCTGAGATTCGCGGCAGTGGATTCCAGATCGTCAAACGAGAAGATCATTTCATAGACCGGCCCGGTGACAGCCAATTGTGGTGGCTCATTGTTGCCCGCAAACCGTGA
- a CDS encoding amidase: MDYHAMQKPSLIASTITKLSAAEMARLIRRKQLSPAEVVEAHLERIEQLNPKINAFACLNIEQARVEARRAETALMQGVQSRPLLGVPVSIKSCVDVKGLRCEAGSRLRDGYVAAEDATLVARLKHAGAIVLGNTSTPEVLMAYHTENELQGRTNNPWDLARTPGGSSGGEAAAISACMSAAGIGSDGGGSIRVPAHFSGICGLKPTPGQIPATGHYPPCGGPFSLIGVVGPMARTVEDLRLLFEVTAGYDPGDPASVPVALELADQLQANKLRIGFYEDDGFSPPTPETRAAVHAAARALKEAGFTVEPFRPEGLDRARELWFVIFVEASALVLNPMVKGRENEISDNTKEFLALAALQPPLSGDRLLHTLIERDQVRFRVLTQMETFPILLAPVCSIPAFRHEDAGWGTSHAADYLRTMTYCQHYNLLGNPAAVVPVGKSPEGLPIGVQIIGRPYKESEVLAVAAVLDKQFGWKEPPL, from the coding sequence ATGGACTACCACGCCATGCAGAAGCCGTCACTCATTGCCTCGACGATCACCAAATTGTCAGCGGCGGAAATGGCGCGTTTGATCCGCCGAAAGCAACTTTCACCTGCTGAAGTCGTTGAGGCGCATCTTGAGCGCATCGAACAGCTCAATCCCAAGATCAACGCTTTTGCCTGCCTGAATATTGAACAGGCACGGGTGGAGGCGCGCCGCGCAGAAACGGCCCTTATGCAAGGCGTGCAATCCAGGCCCTTGCTAGGTGTACCGGTCAGCATCAAATCTTGCGTTGACGTCAAGGGTCTGCGCTGTGAGGCAGGAAGCCGTTTGCGCGATGGCTATGTTGCCGCCGAAGACGCTACGCTGGTTGCACGACTCAAGCATGCGGGAGCCATTGTGCTGGGCAATACCAGCACCCCTGAGGTGCTGATGGCTTATCACACTGAAAACGAACTGCAAGGACGAACTAATAATCCATGGGACTTGGCACGCACGCCTGGCGGTTCCAGCGGAGGAGAGGCGGCCGCTATTTCAGCTTGTATGTCGGCTGCGGGAATTGGCAGCGATGGTGGAGGTTCGATCCGCGTGCCAGCGCACTTCTCCGGCATCTGCGGACTCAAGCCCACACCTGGCCAAATCCCCGCCACCGGCCATTATCCGCCGTGTGGCGGACCGTTTTCGTTGATCGGGGTTGTAGGCCCAATGGCGCGGACCGTCGAAGACCTGCGATTGCTGTTTGAAGTAACGGCTGGTTACGATCCAGGAGACCCTGCCTCCGTACCCGTGGCTCTAGAGCTTGCAGATCAACTTCAGGCAAACAAGCTGCGTATTGGCTTTTACGAAGATGACGGATTCAGCCCACCTACACCTGAAACCCGCGCTGCCGTTCACGCCGCCGCTCGAGCACTAAAAGAAGCAGGGTTCACGGTTGAACCCTTCCGCCCAGAGGGACTCGATCGCGCGCGCGAACTATGGTTTGTGATTTTTGTGGAAGCCAGCGCGTTAGTCTTAAACCCGATGGTCAAGGGCCGCGAAAACGAAATCAGCGACAATACGAAAGAATTTCTTGCTTTGGCGGCCCTGCAACCCCCGCTCAGCGGTGACCGGCTATTACACACATTGATTGAACGAGACCAAGTGCGATTTCGTGTGCTGACGCAGATGGAAACATTTCCTATTCTGCTGGCGCCTGTCTGCTCGATTCCTGCGTTTCGCCACGAAGATGCCGGATGGGGCACGAGCCACGCTGCCGACTACCTGCGCACTATGACGTATTGCCAGCATTACAACCTGCTGGGCAACCCTGCGGCGGTCGTGCCGGTTGGAAAATCTCCTGAAGGACTACCGATTGGGGTTCAGATCATCGGACGTCCGTACAAAGAGAGCGAGGTGCTGGCGGTCGCCGCTGTCTTGGACAAGCAATTCGGATGGAAAGAA